One genomic segment of Pseudomonas sp. RU47 includes these proteins:
- the nuoH gene encoding NADH-quinone oxidoreductase subunit NuoH has product MTWFTPEVIDVILSVVKAIVILLAVVVAGALLSFVERRLLGWWQDRYGPNRVGPFGMFQIAADMLKMFFKEDWTPPFADKVIFTLAPVVAMSALLIAFAIIPITPTWGVADLNIGLLFFFAMAGLSVYAVLFAGWSSNNKFALLGSLRASAQTVSYEVFMGLALMGIVVQVGSFNMRDIVEYQAQNLWFIIPQFFGFCTFFIAGVAVTHRHPFDQPEAEQELADGYHIEYAGMKWGMFFVGEYIGIILISALLVTLFFGGWHGPFGILPQLAFVWFALKTAFFIMLFILLRASIPRPRYDQVMDFSWKFCLPLTLINLLVTAAVVLWNTPAVAVQ; this is encoded by the coding sequence ATGACCTGGTTCACCCCTGAAGTGATCGATGTGATCCTCTCGGTCGTCAAAGCCATCGTGATTCTGCTGGCCGTTGTGGTCGCGGGCGCGTTGCTCAGCTTTGTCGAACGTCGCCTGCTGGGCTGGTGGCAGGACCGTTACGGTCCGAACCGCGTTGGCCCGTTTGGTATGTTCCAGATCGCCGCCGACATGCTGAAGATGTTCTTCAAGGAAGACTGGACCCCGCCGTTTGCCGACAAGGTGATCTTCACTTTGGCACCGGTGGTGGCGATGTCGGCCCTGCTGATCGCCTTCGCGATCATCCCGATCACCCCGACCTGGGGCGTCGCGGATCTGAACATCGGCCTGCTGTTCTTCTTCGCCATGGCCGGTCTGTCGGTCTACGCGGTGCTGTTCGCCGGCTGGTCGAGTAACAACAAGTTCGCCCTGCTCGGCAGCTTGCGTGCGTCGGCGCAGACCGTGTCCTACGAAGTGTTCATGGGCCTGGCCCTGATGGGCATCGTGGTTCAGGTCGGCTCGTTCAACATGCGCGACATCGTCGAGTACCAGGCGCAGAACCTGTGGTTCATCATTCCGCAGTTCTTCGGCTTCTGTACCTTCTTCATCGCTGGCGTCGCCGTGACTCACCGTCACCCGTTCGACCAGCCGGAAGCGGAACAGGAACTGGCCGACGGTTACCACATTGAATACGCCGGTATGAAATGGGGCATGTTCTTCGTCGGTGAATACATCGGCATCATCCTGATCTCGGCGCTGCTGGTCACCCTGTTCTTCGGTGGCTGGCACGGTCCGTTCGGCATCTTGCCGCAACTGGCGTTCGTCTGGTTCGCACTGAAGACCGCGTTCTTCATCATGCTGTTCATCCTGCTGCGCGCTTCCATTCCGCGTCCGCGTTATGACCAGGTGATGGATTTCAGCTGGAAATTCTGCCTGCCACTGACCCTGATCAATTTGCTGGTGACCGCTGCGGTCGTGTTGTGGAACACGCCTGCAGTCGCGGTTCAGTGA
- the nuoI gene encoding NADH-quinone oxidoreductase subunit NuoI has protein sequence MFKYIGDIVKGTGTQLRSLVMVFGHGFRKRDTLQYPEEAVYLPPRYRGRIVLTRDPDGEERCVACNLCAVACPVGCISLQKAETEDGRWYPDFFRINFSRCIFCGLCEEACPTTAIQLTPDFEMAEFKRQDLVYEKEDLLISGPGKNPDYNFYRVAGMAIAGKPKGSAQNEAEPINVKSLLP, from the coding sequence ATGTTCAAATATATTGGCGACATCGTTAAGGGTACTGGTACCCAGTTGCGCAGCCTGGTCATGGTCTTCGGCCATGGCTTTCGCAAGCGCGACACCCTGCAATACCCGGAAGAAGCGGTCTACCTGCCACCACGCTACCGTGGTCGCATCGTCCTGACCCGCGACCCCGATGGCGAAGAGCGTTGCGTAGCCTGCAACCTGTGCGCCGTGGCTTGCCCGGTGGGTTGCATCTCGCTGCAGAAAGCTGAAACCGAAGACGGTCGCTGGTACCCGGACTTCTTCCGTATCAACTTCTCGCGCTGCATTTTCTGCGGTCTCTGCGAGGAAGCCTGTCCGACCACCGCAATCCAGCTGACCCCGGATTTCGAGATGGCCGAGTTCAAACGTCAGGACCTGGTGTACGAGAAAGAAGATCTGTTGATCTCCGGCCCCGGCAAAAACCCTGATTACAACTTCTATCGTGTTGCAGGTATGGCAATCGCTGGCAAGCCGAAAGGCTCCGCGCAGAACGAAGCCGAACCGATCAACGTGAAGAGCTTGCTGCCTTAA
- the nuoJ gene encoding NADH-quinone oxidoreductase subunit J, whose product MEFAFYFASGIAVVSTLRVVTNTNPVHALLYLIISLIAVAMTFFALGAPFAGVLEVIAYAGAIMVLFVFVVMMLNLGPASVQQERVWLKPGIWAGPVILAALLLAELLYVLFAHQSGQAIGHTTVDAKAVGISLFGPYLLVVELASMLLLAAAVTAFHLGRNEAKE is encoded by the coding sequence ATGGAATTCGCTTTCTATTTCGCATCGGGTATCGCTGTTGTGTCCACGCTTCGCGTAGTCACCAACACCAACCCTGTGCACGCCCTGCTCTACCTGATCATCTCGTTGATCGCTGTGGCCATGACCTTCTTCGCACTCGGCGCACCGTTCGCCGGCGTGCTGGAAGTGATCGCCTACGCCGGCGCCATCATGGTGCTGTTCGTGTTTGTGGTGATGATGCTGAACCTCGGCCCGGCCTCGGTTCAGCAAGAACGCGTCTGGCTCAAGCCCGGCATCTGGGCTGGCCCGGTGATTCTCGCCGCGCTGCTGCTGGCCGAACTGCTGTATGTGCTGTTCGCTCACCAGAGCGGTCAGGCCATCGGCCACACCACCGTAGACGCGAAAGCCGTGGGCATCAGCCTGTTCGGTCCGTACCTGCTGGTGGTCGAACTCGCCTCGATGCTGCTGCTCGCCGCAGCCGTCACGGCGTTCCATTTGGGCCGTAACGAGGCGAAGGAGTAA
- the nuoK gene encoding NADH-quinone oxidoreductase subunit NuoK, with translation MPAIPLEHGLAVAGILFCLGLVGLMVRRNILFVLMSLEVMMNASALAFIVAGARWGQPDGQIMFILVISLAAAEASIGLAILLQLYRRFHTLDIDAASEMRG, from the coding sequence ATGCCTGCTATCCCTCTCGAACATGGTCTGGCGGTTGCCGGGATCCTGTTCTGCCTTGGTCTGGTCGGCCTGATGGTCCGCCGCAACATTTTGTTCGTGTTGATGAGTCTGGAAGTGATGATGAACGCCTCTGCACTGGCGTTCATTGTTGCAGGCGCCCGTTGGGGCCAGCCGGATGGACAGATCATGTTCATCCTGGTGATCAGCCTTGCAGCCGCCGAGGCCAGTATTGGTCTGGCGATCCTGCTGCAACTGTATCGCCGCTTCCACACGCTCGATATCGACGCTGCCAGTGAGATGCGCGGATGA
- the nuoL gene encoding NADH-quinone oxidoreductase subunit L translates to MNLIFLTFVFPLIGFLLLSFSRGRWSENLSALIGVGSIGLSAIVAAYVIWQFNVAPPEGGHYTLVLWKWMAVEGFKPDFALYVDGLSITMLGVVVGVGFLIHLFASWYMRGEAGYSRFFSYTNLFIASMLFLVLGDNLLFLYFGWEGVGLCSYLLIGFYYSNRNNGNAALKAFIVTRIGDVFMAIGLFILFQQVGTLNIQELLVLAPQKFQVGDFWITLATLMLLGGAVGKSAQLPLQTWLADAMAGPTPVSALIHAATMVTAGVYLIARTHGLFTLAPEILHLVGIVGGVTLVLAGFAALVQTDIKRILAYSTMSQIGYMFLALGVGAWDGAIFHLMTHAFFKALLFLASGAVIVACHHEQNIFKMGGLWKKLPLAYASFIVGGAALAALPLVTAGFYSKDEILWEAFASGNHGLLYAGLVGAFMTSLYTFRLIFITFHGEAKTEAHAGHGIAHWLPLSVLIVLSTAIGAMIVPPLHGVLPESVGHAGGEAKHSLEIASGAIALAGILLAALLFLGKRRFVTAIANSGIGRFLSAWWFAAWGFDWIYDKLFVKPYLAISHVLRKDPLDQTIGLIPRMAKGGHTALSRTETGQLRWYAASMAAGAVLVIGAIVLVAV, encoded by the coding sequence ATGAATCTTATCTTTCTGACTTTCGTATTCCCTCTGATCGGTTTCCTGCTCCTGTCGTTCTCCCGTGGACGCTGGTCGGAAAACCTCTCGGCGCTGATCGGCGTGGGTTCCATTGGCTTGTCGGCGATCGTCGCCGCCTACGTCATCTGGCAATTCAACGTCGCACCTCCCGAAGGCGGTCACTACACCCTGGTGCTGTGGAAGTGGATGGCGGTCGAAGGCTTCAAGCCTGACTTCGCCCTCTACGTCGACGGCCTGTCGATCACCATGCTCGGCGTGGTGGTGGGCGTGGGTTTCCTGATCCACCTGTTCGCGTCCTGGTACATGCGCGGTGAAGCGGGTTACTCGCGCTTCTTCTCGTACACCAACCTGTTTATCGCCAGCATGCTGTTCCTGGTGCTCGGCGATAACCTGTTGTTCCTGTACTTCGGCTGGGAAGGCGTGGGCCTGTGCTCGTACCTGTTGATCGGTTTCTACTACAGCAACCGCAACAACGGTAACGCCGCACTCAAGGCCTTCATCGTGACCCGGATCGGCGACGTGTTCATGGCCATCGGCCTGTTCATCCTGTTCCAGCAAGTGGGCACGTTGAACATCCAGGAACTGCTGGTGCTGGCACCGCAGAAATTCCAGGTCGGCGACTTCTGGATCACCCTGGCGACTCTGATGCTGCTGGGTGGCGCGGTCGGTAAATCGGCACAACTGCCGCTGCAAACCTGGCTCGCGGACGCGATGGCTGGCCCGACCCCGGTTTCGGCACTGATCCACGCCGCAACCATGGTGACCGCCGGTGTTTACCTGATCGCCCGTACCCACGGTCTGTTCACCCTGGCGCCGGAAATCCTCCACCTGGTCGGCATCGTTGGTGGTGTAACTCTGGTTCTCGCAGGTTTCGCCGCTCTGGTTCAGACCGACATCAAACGTATCCTCGCCTACTCGACCATGAGCCAGATCGGCTACATGTTCCTGGCGCTGGGCGTTGGTGCATGGGATGGCGCGATTTTCCACCTGATGACCCACGCCTTCTTCAAGGCCCTGCTGTTCCTTGCTTCCGGTGCGGTGATCGTTGCCTGCCACCACGAGCAGAACATCTTCAAGATGGGCGGTCTGTGGAAAAAACTGCCACTGGCCTATGCCAGCTTCATCGTTGGTGGTGCTGCGCTGGCCGCTCTGCCACTGGTCACCGCCGGCTTCTACTCCAAGGACGAAATCCTTTGGGAAGCGTTCGCCAGCGGCAACCACGGTCTGCTCTACGCAGGTCTGGTCGGCGCGTTCATGACGTCGCTGTACACCTTCCGCCTGATCTTCATCACGTTCCACGGTGAAGCCAAGACTGAAGCCCACGCCGGTCACGGCATCGCTCACTGGCTGCCATTGTCGGTGCTGATCGTATTGTCCACCGCCATCGGCGCGATGATCGTTCCGCCACTGCACGGCGTACTGCCAGAAAGCGTTGGCCATGCTGGCGGCGAAGCCAAGCACAGTCTGGAAATCGCGTCGGGCGCCATCGCCCTGGCCGGTATCCTGCTGGCAGCGCTGCTGTTCCTCGGCAAGCGTCGTTTCGTCACGGCGATCGCCAACAGCGGCATCGGCCGTTTCCTTTCGGCCTGGTGGTTCGCTGCCTGGGGCTTCGACTGGATCTACGACAAACTGTTCGTCAAGCCTTACCTTGCGATCAGCCACGTACTGCGCAAAGACCCGCTCGACCAGACCATCGGTCTGATCCCGCGTATGGCCAAGGGGGGTCACACCGCCCTGAGCCGCACCGAGACCGGTCAACTGCGTTGGTACGCTGCTTCGATGGCTGCTGGTGCCGTGCTGGTGATTGGCGCCATCGTGCTGGTAGCGGTCTGA